The Girardinichthys multiradiatus isolate DD_20200921_A chromosome Y, DD_fGirMul_XY1, whole genome shotgun sequence genome has a window encoding:
- the LOC124864329 gene encoding hemoglobin embryonic subunit alpha-like — MSLSAKDKKTVKTFWAKVSSNGEAIGADALSRMLAVYPQTKTYFSHWKDLSPGSAPVVKHGATVMAGVADAVAKIDDLTSGLLSLSELHAFTLRVDPSNFKILSHNILVVLAIMFPTDFTPEVHVAMDKFLAAVARALSEKYR; from the exons ATGAGTCTCTCAGCCAAGGACAAGAAAACAGTGAAGACTTTCTGGGCCAAAGTATCTTCCAATGGTGAGGCCATTGGCGCAGATGCTCTGTCCAG GATGCTGGCGGTTTACCCACAGACCAAGACCTACTTCTCCCACTGGAAGGACCTGAGCCCTGGCTCTGCCCCGGTTGTGAAGCACGGAGCCACAGTGATGGCTGGAGTTGCTGATGCTGTGGCCAAAATCGACGATCTGACATCAGGTCTCCTTAGCCTCAGTGAGCTGCATGCCTTCACTCTGAGAGTGGATCCCTCCAACTTCAAG ATCCTCTCCCACAACATCCTTGTGGTCTTGGCCATCATGTTCCCCACCGACTTCACCCCTGAGGTCCATGTGGCCATGGATAAATTCCTGGCTGCTGTGGCCCGTGCTCTGTCTGAGAAATACAGATAA
- the LOC124863962 gene encoding hemoglobin embryonic subunit alpha-like — MSLTAKNKDTVRTFWAKVSSNAEAIGTDALSRMLVVYPQTKTYFSHWKDLSPGSSPVKKHGATVMAGVADAVAKIDNLTAGLLNLSELHAFTLRVDPANFKILSHNILVVLAIMFPSDFTPEVHVAMDKFLSAVALALSEKYR, encoded by the exons ATGAGTCTCACAGCTAAGAACAAGGACACAGTCAGGACCTTCTGGGCCAAAGTTTCTAGCAATGCCGAGGCCATTGGCACAGATGCTCTTTCCAG GATGCTGGTGGTGTACCCACAGACCAAGACCTACTTCTCCCACTGGAAGGACCTGAGTCCCGGCTCTTCCCCGGTGAAGAAGCACGGAGCTACAGTGATGGCTGGAGTTGCTGATGCTGTGGCCAAAATCGACAATCTGACAGCTGGTCTCCTGAACCTTAGTGAGCTGCATGCCTTCACTCTGAGAGTGGACCCAGCCAACTTCAAG ATCCTCTCCCATAACATCCTTGTGGTCTTGGCCATCATGTTCCCCAGTGACTTCACCCCTGAGGTCCATGTGGCTATGGACAAGTTCCTGTCTGCTGTGGCTCTGGCTCTATCTGAGAAGTACAGATGA
- the LOC124864326 gene encoding hemoglobin subunit beta-like: MVKWTDFERATIQDIFSKIDYEVVGPAAFSRCLIVYPWTQRYFGGFGNLYNAAAITSNPKVAAHGKVVIAGLEKAVKNMDDIKTTYKDLSVLHSEKLQVDPDNFNLLADCLTVVVAGQMGAAFTPEVHAAFQKFLAVVVASLRRQYY; encoded by the exons ATGGTTAAATGGACAGACTTTGAGCGAGCCACCATCCAGGACATCTTCTCCAAAATTGATTATGAGGTTGTTGGTCCTGCGGCTTTCTCcag GTGTCTGATTGTCTACCCCTGGACTCAGAGGTACTTTGGTGGATTTGGAAACCTCTACAATGCTGCTGCTATAACATCAAACCCCAAAGTGGCAGCTCACGGAAAGGTTGTCATcgcaggtctggagaaagccgTGAAAAACATGGACGACATCAAGACCACATACAAAGACCTGAGCGTGCTCCACTCTGAGAAACTGCAAGTGGACCCTGACAACTTCAAT CTCCTGGCAGACTGCCTGACCGTTGTTGTAGCTGGTCAGATGGGGGCAGCCTTCACCCCTGAAGTCCATGCAGCTTTCCAGAAGTTCCTGGCTGTGGTGGTGGCTTCCCTGAGAAGGCAATACTACTAG
- the LOC124864328 gene encoding hemoglobin subunit alpha-A codes for MSLSGKDKTVVKAFWDKVSPKTAEIGGEALVRMLTAYPQTKTYFSHWSDLSPESAQVKKHGATIMGAIADAVSKIDDLTGGLSKLSELHAFKLRVDPANFRILAHNIILVLAMYYPNEFTPEVHVSVDKFLQNLALALSERYR; via the exons ATGAGTCTCTCTGGAAAGGACAAGACCGTAGTGAAGGCTTTCTGGGACAAAGTGTCCCCTAAAACTGCTGAGATAGGGGGCGAGGCCCTGGTCAG GATGCTGACTGCATACCCGCAAACCAAGACCTACTTTTCACACTGGTCTGATCTGAGCCCTGAGTCTGCACAGGTGAAGAAGCATGGGGCTACAATCATGGGAGCCATTGCGGACGCTGTCTCAAAGATCGATGACTTGACTGGTGGTTTGTCCAAGCTCAGCGAGCTGCATGCCTTCAAGCTCCGAGTGGACCCTGCCAACTTCAGG ATCCTCGCTCACAACATCATCCTGGTGCTGGCCATGTACTACCCCAATGAATTCACCCCTGAGGTCCATGTCTCCGTCGACAAGTTCCTGCAGAATTTGGCCCTAGCTCTGTCTGAGAGATACCGCTAA
- the LOC124864327 gene encoding hemoglobin subunit beta-like has protein sequence MVKWTDFERATIQDIFSKIDYEVVGPAAFSRCLIVYPWTQRYFGGFGNLYNAAAITSNPKVAAHGKVVIAGLEKAVKNMDDIKTTYKDLSVLHSEKLQVDPDNFNLLADCLTVVVAGQMGAAFTPEVHAAFQKFLAVVVASLRKQYY, from the exons ATGGTTAAATGGACAGACTTTGAGCGAGCCACCATCCAGGACATCTTCTCCAAAATTGATTATGAGGTTGTTGGTCCTGCGGCTTTCTCcag GTGTCTGATTGTCTACCCCTGGACTCAGAGGTACTTTGGTGGATTTGGAAACCTCTACAATGCTGCTGCTATAACATCAAACCCCAAAGTGGCAGCTCACGGAAAGGTTGTCATcgcaggtctggagaaagccgTGAAAAACATGGACGACATCAAGACCACATACAAAGACCTGAGCGTGCTCCACTCTGAGAAACTGCAAGTGGACCCTGACAACTTCAAT CTCCTGGCAGACTGCCTGACCGTTGTTGTAGCTGGTCAGATGGGGGCAGCCTTCACCCCTGAAGTCCATGCAGCTTTCCAGAAGTTCCTGGCTGTGGTGGTGGCTTCCCTGAGAAAGCAGTACTACTAG